One Streptomyces sp. L2 genomic window carries:
- a CDS encoding beta-phosphoglucomutase family hydrolase → MTQLGLPDTISACLFDLDGVVTKTAVVHAAAWKEMFDAFLRDYQGEQARPFDTADYDEYVDGRPRADGVRAFLASRGIELPEGTPDDSPDARTVHGLGNRKNDLLLEKIRTGGVEAYDGTLRYLEAVRAAGLRTAIVSSSANCRDVLRAVGAERYFDVRIDGVVAAERKLPGKPHPDTFLAAARDLGVEPGAAAVYEDALAGMDAGRAGAFGYVVGVDRVGQTDALYAHGADIVVKDLAELGGKR, encoded by the coding sequence ATGACTCAGCTCGGTCTCCCCGACACCATCTCGGCCTGTCTGTTCGATCTCGACGGGGTCGTCACCAAGACGGCCGTCGTGCACGCGGCGGCCTGGAAGGAGATGTTCGACGCCTTCCTGCGCGACTACCAGGGCGAGCAGGCACGCCCGTTCGACACCGCCGACTACGACGAGTACGTCGACGGCCGGCCCCGCGCCGACGGAGTCCGCGCCTTCCTCGCCTCCCGCGGCATCGAACTACCCGAGGGCACGCCCGACGACTCGCCGGACGCCCGGACCGTGCACGGGCTCGGCAACCGCAAGAACGACCTGCTGCTGGAGAAGATCCGCACCGGCGGCGTGGAGGCCTACGACGGCACCCTGCGCTATCTGGAGGCGGTCCGCGCGGCCGGTCTGCGCACGGCGATCGTCTCCTCCAGCGCCAACTGCCGCGACGTGCTGCGCGCCGTCGGCGCCGAACGCTACTTCGACGTCCGCATCGACGGCGTGGTCGCCGCCGAGCGGAAGCTGCCCGGCAAGCCGCACCCCGACACGTTCCTGGCCGCCGCCCGCGACCTCGGCGTCGAACCGGGCGCTGCGGCGGTCTACGAGGACGCGCTGGCCGGCATGGACGCGGGCCGCGCCGGCGCGTTCGGCTACGTCGTCGGCGTCGACCGGGTCGGCCAGACGGACGCGCTGTACGCGCATGGCGCCGACATCGTCGTCAAGGACCTGGCCGAGCTGGGAGGCAAGCGGTGA
- a CDS encoding nucleoside/nucleotide kinase family protein — protein MPLTFDDLLNRARSLAGGPYRALLGIAGSPGAGKSTLAEHLVRALNGDGPPWVAYVPMDGFHLADAELDRLGRRDRKGAPDTFDPAGYAALLRRLREDTDEVVYAPGFERVLEQPVAGSIPVPPDARLVVTEGNYLLLERGGWERVRPCLDEVWFCEIDEAERVRRLVARHEEFGKEHAAAVAWVRRSDQRNAELVAATRSRAGLVVPATALPGR, from the coding sequence GTGCCGCTGACCTTCGACGACCTCCTGAACCGTGCCCGGTCCCTCGCCGGGGGCCCGTACCGCGCGCTCCTCGGCATCGCGGGCAGTCCCGGCGCGGGCAAGTCGACCCTGGCCGAGCACCTGGTGCGGGCGCTGAACGGGGACGGGCCGCCGTGGGTGGCGTACGTGCCGATGGACGGCTTCCACCTGGCCGACGCGGAGCTGGACCGGCTGGGCCGCCGGGACCGCAAGGGCGCCCCGGACACGTTCGACCCGGCGGGGTACGCGGCGCTGCTGCGGCGGCTGCGCGAGGACACCGACGAGGTCGTGTACGCGCCCGGTTTCGAGCGGGTGCTGGAGCAGCCGGTCGCGGGCTCGATCCCGGTGCCGCCCGACGCCCGGCTGGTGGTGACCGAGGGGAACTACCTGCTGCTGGAGCGGGGCGGGTGGGAGCGGGTGCGCCCGTGCCTGGACGAGGTGTGGTTCTGCGAGATCGACGAGGCGGAGCGGGTACGGCGGCTGGTGGCCCGGCACGAGGAGTTCGGCAAGGAGCACGCGGCGGCCGTCGCCTGGGTGCGGCGCAGCGACCAGCGCAACGCCGAGCTGGTGGCGGCGACGCGTTCCCGGGCGGGCCTGGTCGTACCGGCCACCGCGCTGCCCGGCCGCTGA